In one Roseburia intestinalis L1-82 genomic region, the following are encoded:
- a CDS encoding excisionase, with translation MNNTDVPIWEKYTLTIEEASKYFRIGEKKLRKLAEENIDAGWVIVNGNRIQIKRKQFEKIIDTLDEI, from the coding sequence ATGAACAATACTGATGTGCCTATCTGGGAAAAATATACGCTGACGATTGAAGAAGCGTCTAAATACTTCCGCATTGGCGAAAAAAAATTGCGTAAATTAGCCGAAGAAAATATTGACGCTGGCTGGGTTATCGTGAACGGTAATCGTATTCAGATTAAGCGAAAACAATTTGAAAAAATCATAGATACATTGGACGAAATCTAA
- the glpK gene encoding glycerol kinase GlpK has product MAKYVMALDAGTTSNRCILFNEKGEMCSVAQREFTQYFPQPGWVEHDADEIWASMLGVAVEAMNMINATAEDIAAIGITNQRETTIVWDKETGEPIHHAIVWQCRRTSEYCDTLKEKGLTDKFREKTGLVIDAYFSGTKVKWLLDNVSGARERAEKGELLFGTVETWLIWKLTKGAVHVTDYSNASRTMLFNINTLQWDDEILAELNIPKCMLPEPKPSSCIYGEADPSYLGGPIPIAGAAGDQQSALFGQTCFNAGEAKNTYGTGCFLLMNTGEKPVFSKNGLVTTIAWGLDGKVNYALEGSIFVAGAAIQWLRDELRVIDSAPDSEYMAKKVKDTNGCYVVPAFTGLGAPHWDQYARGTIVGITRGVNKYHIIRATLESLAYQVNDVLVAMKADSGIDLTALKVDGGASANDFLMQTQANIIDAPVNRPQCVETTAMGAAYLAGLAVGYWSSKEDVIKNWAIDKTFEPQIDAAKREEMIKGWNKAVKYAYGWAKED; this is encoded by the coding sequence ATGGCAAAATATGTAATGGCACTGGATGCTGGAACCACAAGCAACAGATGTATCCTGTTCAACGAGAAAGGTGAGATGTGCAGCGTGGCACAGAGGGAATTTACACAGTACTTCCCACAGCCGGGCTGGGTGGAACATGATGCAGATGAAATCTGGGCAAGTATGCTCGGTGTTGCAGTTGAGGCGATGAACATGATCAATGCGACAGCAGAGGATATTGCAGCAATCGGTATTACCAACCAGAGAGAGACAACGATCGTCTGGGATAAGGAAACAGGAGAGCCGATCCATCATGCGATCGTATGGCAGTGCCGCAGAACTTCAGAATATTGCGATACCTTAAAAGAAAAAGGACTTACCGATAAATTCAGGGAAAAAACAGGTCTTGTCATTGATGCATATTTTTCAGGCACGAAGGTAAAATGGCTGCTTGACAATGTATCGGGTGCAAGAGAGAGAGCCGAAAAGGGTGAATTATTATTCGGAACGGTAGAAACCTGGCTGATCTGGAAACTGACAAAAGGCGCTGTTCATGTGACCGATTATTCCAATGCATCCAGAACAATGTTATTTAATATCAACACTCTTCAGTGGGATGATGAGATTTTAGCAGAGTTAAATATTCCAAAATGTATGCTGCCGGAGCCGAAACCGTCAAGCTGTATTTACGGGGAGGCAGATCCTTCTTACCTTGGTGGACCGATCCCGATCGCAGGTGCTGCCGGAGACCAGCAGTCAGCATTGTTTGGTCAGACCTGTTTTAACGCAGGAGAGGCAAAGAATACATATGGAACCGGATGTTTCCTTTTAATGAACACAGGCGAAAAACCGGTATTTTCCAAGAATGGTCTGGTAACTACGATTGCATGGGGACTGGATGGAAAAGTTAATTACGCACTGGAAGGCTCTATTTTCGTGGCGGGGGCTGCGATCCAGTGGTTAAGAGATGAATTAAGAGTCATTGATTCTGCACCTGATTCTGAATACATGGCAAAGAAAGTAAAAGATACGAACGGCTGTTATGTAGTTCCGGCATTTACCGGTCTTGGTGCACCTCACTGGGATCAGTATGCAAGAGGTACGATCGTAGGTATTACCCGTGGCGTCAATAAATATCACATTATCCGTGCAACATTGGAATCTCTGGCATATCAGGTGAATGATGTTCTGGTTGCCATGAAAGCAGATTCCGGAATTGATCTTACCGCTTTGAAAGTTGACGGTGGAGCAAGTGCTAATGATTTCCTGATGCAGACACAGGCGAACATTATTGATGCGCCGGTAAATCGTCCGCAATGTGTAGAGACAACAGCGATGGGCGCTGCATATCTTGCTGGTCTGGCAGTCGG
- a CDS encoding helix-turn-helix domain-containing protein — MKQTFKKPSYYLLSQAMDGDEKAIEKILAFYDPYISKCCLRPLYDEYGNVYIVVDMELKGLIREALIKMILGFDIALEIEEE; from the coding sequence ATGAAGCAAACATTTAAGAAGCCGTCCTACTATTTGCTTTCGCAAGCAATGGACGGGGACGAAAAAGCGATTGAAAAAATACTGGCATTTTATGACCCGTACATATCAAAGTGCTGTTTGCGTCCACTCTATGATGAATACGGCAATGTCTATATTGTTGTAGATATGGAGTTAAAGGGACTTATCCGAGAAGCACTTATCAAAATGATTTTAGGGTTTGATATTGCCTTAGAAATCGAAGAAGAATAA
- a CDS encoding RNA polymerase sigma factor → MKPSDFQKTVQCRFESCLKKVVRHIVKDYQQGLKRRKDKEIPFCELPEIFVENFAVWDDYETDYTIFSVCGIDIRVLDDELAEALKKLPERKRNTLLMYYFLEMTESEIANLQKITQSGVFRNRHHALETMKKILKEKQ, encoded by the coding sequence ATGAAACCGTCTGACTTCCAGAAAACAGTTCAATGTCGCTTTGAAAGTTGTTTGAAGAAAGTTGTCCGTCATATTGTAAAGGACTACCAACAAGGATTGAAACGACGAAAAGATAAAGAAATTCCATTCTGTGAACTTCCAGAAATTTTCGTTGAAAATTTTGCTGTGTGGGATGACTACGAAACAGATTATACAATCTTTTCAGTATGTGGCATTGATATTCGTGTCCTTGATGATGAGCTGGCAGAAGCCTTGAAAAAACTTCCAGAAAGAAAGAGAAATACTCTGTTAATGTATTACTTCTTGGAAATGACAGAAAGTGAAATTGCCAACTTACAAAAGATTACGCAAAGCGGTGTATTTAGAAACCGACATCATGCTTTGGAAACTATGAAAAAAATACTAAAGGAGAAGCAGTAA
- a CDS encoding GntR family transcriptional regulator — MKIIINHSSMIPIYEQIVEQVKALIRNGKLKENDNLPSVRSLAKELKISALTVKKAYDSLENEGFTVTIHGKGTYVTATNTELLLEEQKKELESDLERVIQKGRCYGISDEDIKKLFELILEG, encoded by the coding sequence ATGAAAATTATTATAAACCATTCTTCAATGATACCTATTTACGAGCAAATAGTAGAACAAGTTAAAGCTTTAATTCGGAATGGAAAATTAAAAGAAAATGATAATCTTCCGTCTGTTCGTTCTCTTGCAAAAGAATTAAAAATAAGTGCTCTAACTGTGAAAAAAGCATATGATAGCTTGGAAAACGAGGGGTTTACGGTAACAATTCATGGAAAAGGAACATATGTTACTGCTACAAATACAGAGCTTTTATTAGAGGAACAGAAAAAGGAATTAGAAAGTGATTTAGAACGAGTTATTCAAAAAGGCAGATGTTACGGTATCAGTGATGAAGATATAAAAAAACTATTTGAGTTAATTTTGGAGGGTTAG
- a CDS encoding DUF4177 domain-containing protein: MKKYEYLEIDYTAKGVVFLCTDKHKEVINSYAENGYRYVGFIPAEIDAKGCMRKIDLIFEKED; encoded by the coding sequence ATGAAAAAATATGAATATTTAGAAATTGATTATACTGCGAAAGGTGTTGTGTTCCTTTGCACCGATAAACATAAGGAAGTTATAAATAGCTATGCAGAAAATGGGTATCGCTATGTTGGTTTTATACCTGCAGAAATTGACGCAAAAGGTTGTATGCGAAAGATTGATTTAATTTTTGAAAAAGAAGATTAA
- a CDS encoding site-specific integrase, translating into MSNVKRKDSKNRNLRNGESQRKDGRYVYKYTDIYGKPQFIYSWKLVPTDKTPAGKRDDISLREKEAQIKKDLNDSIDTVGGKMTVCQLYEKKNSQRKNIKRATEKGRQYLMNALKNDPLGMRAIDTVKQSDAKEWAIRMSEKGYAYKTIDNYKRSLKASFYMAIQDDCIRKNPFEFKLSDVLEDDTEQKVILTPEQEERLLAFMEKDKIYSKYYDEVVLLLETGLRISEFCGLTTHIDMQNKILNIDHQLLKDSEIGYYIETPKTKNGKRELPLTERAYQAIQRILKNRGKAQPLIVGGYSNFLFLNREGLPKVAGNYEGMVRGLIKKYNKYHTDKLPNITPHSFRHTYCTNMANRGMNPNTLQYLMGHANITMTLGYYAHGTFQSAKAELERLAC; encoded by the coding sequence ATGTCTAATGTAAAACGAAAAGACAGTAAAAATCGCAATTTGCGTAATGGAGAGAGCCAGCGAAAAGACGGAAGATACGTTTATAAATATACCGATATATACGGAAAGCCACAATTTATCTATTCTTGGAAACTTGTACCGACAGACAAGACACCTGCTGGAAAGCGTGATGATATTTCATTGAGGGAAAAAGAAGCACAGATAAAAAAAGACCTTAACGACAGTATCGACACAGTCGGCGGTAAAATGACAGTCTGCCAGCTTTACGAGAAAAAGAACAGCCAAAGAAAGAACATCAAGAGGGCTACCGAAAAGGGACGACAGTATCTTATGAACGCTCTGAAAAATGACCCATTGGGTATGAGGGCGATTGATACTGTTAAGCAGTCGGACGCTAAAGAATGGGCTATCAGAATGAGTGAAAAAGGATATGCCTATAAAACAATTGATAACTATAAGCGTTCCTTGAAAGCGTCATTTTACATGGCGATACAAGACGACTGTATCAGAAAGAACCCATTTGAATTTAAGCTAAGTGATGTTCTGGAAGATGATACGGAGCAGAAAGTTATCCTTACACCAGAGCAGGAAGAACGCCTGCTTGCCTTTATGGAAAAGGATAAGATTTACAGCAAGTATTATGATGAGGTTGTGCTTCTGTTGGAAACGGGACTTCGTATTTCTGAATTTTGCGGACTGACGACGCATATTGATATGCAGAACAAAATACTCAATATAGACCACCAGTTATTGAAAGACAGCGAAATCGGCTACTATATTGAAACGCCAAAAACCAAAAACGGAAAACGGGAACTTCCATTGACAGAACGGGCTTATCAAGCAATCCAAAGAATACTAAAGAACAGAGGAAAGGCACAACCGCTGATTGTAGGTGGTTACAGCAATTTCCTATTCTTAAACCGTGAGGGCTTGCCTAAGGTTGCAGGAAACTATGAGGGTATGGTGCGAGGGCTGATTAAGAAGTATAACAAATATCACACGGACAAGTTACCGAACATCACACCACATTCATTCCGACATACTTATTGTACAAATATGGCAAACAGAGGAATGAACCCAAACACCCTGCAATATCTCATGGGACACGCCAACATAACCATGACACTTGGCTATTACGCACACGGTACATTTCAATCTGCAAAAGCAGAACTGGAAAGACTGGCTTGTTAA
- a CDS encoding ATP-binding protein — MLHKIVICIITALLLSVYFQNCKCTNILLVIEDNGCGIKASDLSRVFEKGFTGSNRNKANATGMGLYLSKKLCDRLGLKLDIASTEKEYTRLTITFPKGTVHNFSE, encoded by the coding sequence ATGCTTCACAAAATTGTGATCTGCATTATCACGGCTCTTTTACTCTCTGTTTACTTTCAAAACTGTAAGTGTACAAATATATTGCTTGTGATTGAAGATAATGGTTGTGGAATAAAAGCGTCTGATTTATCCCGTGTATTTGAAAAAGGTTTTACGGGTTCAAATAGAAACAAGGCAAATGCAACGGGTATGGGACTGTATCTATCGAAAAAATTATGCGATAGGTTGGGCTTGAAATTGGATATTGCTTCTACGGAAAAAGAATATACAAGACTGACCATTACATTTCCAAAAGGAACAGTTCATAATTTTTCAGAGTAA
- a CDS encoding ATP-binding cassette domain-containing protein, whose protein sequence is MLKIKHLKKSYENFSLDCSLEVKKGHVTGLIGQNGAGKSTTFKAILGLISFDSGTINILGKSLQDFTAKDKQDLGVVLSDSGFSGYLTINDIIPIIDNLYQNFDKSFFIEQVKKFQLPRNKRIKDFSTGMKAKVKVLVAVSHNAKLLILDEPTAGLDVIARDELLEMLRDFIEKDEERSILISSHISSDLETLCDDLYMIHQGKVIMHEDTDVLLSDYALLKVDEEEYSKLDRQYILRTKKESYGYSCLTNQKQYYAENYPQMAIEKGNIDEVITMMIRGVE, encoded by the coding sequence ATGTTAAAAATTAAGCATTTGAAAAAAAGTTATGAAAACTTTTCGCTTGATTGTTCTCTTGAAGTAAAGAAAGGTCATGTAACTGGTTTGATTGGTCAAAATGGTGCAGGAAAAAGCACAACATTTAAAGCTATTTTAGGGCTAATTTCCTTTGATAGTGGAACTATCAATATTCTTGGAAAGTCATTACAAGATTTTACTGCAAAAGACAAGCAAGATTTGGGAGTAGTTCTTTCGGACTCTGGCTTTAGTGGATATTTAACAATCAATGATATTATTCCTATTATTGATAATTTATATCAAAATTTTGATAAATCATTTTTTATAGAACAAGTTAAAAAGTTTCAGCTTCCACGAAATAAAAGAATAAAAGATTTTTCAACTGGTATGAAAGCGAAAGTAAAAGTCTTAGTTGCTGTTTCACACAATGCAAAGTTGTTAATTCTTGATGAACCAACGGCGGGATTAGATGTAATAGCTAGAGATGAATTGTTAGAAATGCTAAGAGATTTTATAGAAAAAGACGAAGAACGCTCTATTTTAATTAGTTCTCACATTTCCAGTGATTTAGAAACTTTATGTGATGACCTTTATATGATACATCAAGGAAAAGTAATTATGCACGAAGATACTGATGTTTTACTAAGCGATTATGCACTACTTAAAGTTGATGAAGAAGAATATTCCAAATTAGATAGACAATATATTTTACGTACAAAAAAAGAAAGCTATGGATATAGTTGTTTAACTAATCAAAAACAATATTATGCTGAAAATTATCCTCAAATGGCGATTGAAAAAGGAAATATAGACGAAGTAATAACAATGATGATTAGAGGTGTTGAATAA
- a CDS encoding ABC-2 transporter permease yields MKGLLIKDFKLLKGQKNFFMTITAISIIMIIVSPGTSFPIGFLGFVGALFSLSSISYDEFDNGNAFLFSLPITRKDYVLEKYIFGLISGIMFLLLGTVISLVVIGITKTGSFNEIFLTAGSLFPTILLILSIMLPFILKFGGEKGRIAIIGVMGFIFVIGLLLIKTTEYLGIDLYVLINKLPKFEPLVYIILFLLLSVVILGISYLISLTILKKKEF; encoded by the coding sequence ATGAAAGGTTTATTGATTAAAGATTTTAAATTGCTGAAAGGACAGAAAAACTTCTTTATGACTATTACTGCTATATCTATAATAATGATAATAGTATCTCCGGGGACTTCGTTTCCGATTGGTTTCTTAGGTTTTGTGGGGGCATTATTCTCATTGAGTTCAATTAGCTATGATGAATTTGATAATGGAAATGCTTTTTTATTTTCTTTACCGATAACACGAAAAGATTATGTACTGGAAAAATATATTTTTGGATTGATTTCAGGAATAATGTTTTTGTTGTTGGGAACTGTTATTAGTTTAGTTGTTATTGGTATTACAAAAACAGGCAGTTTTAATGAAATTTTTTTAACAGCAGGTTCTTTATTTCCTACTATTTTATTGATTTTATCAATCATGCTTCCTTTTATCTTGAAATTTGGTGGAGAAAAAGGAAGAATTGCTATCATAGGTGTAATGGGATTTATATTTGTTATAGGACTGCTTCTTATAAAAACTACTGAATATTTAGGAATAGATTTATATGTCTTAATAAATAAATTACCTAAATTTGAACCACTAGTATATATAATATTATTTTTATTGCTTTCAGTTGTTATTTTAGGTATCTCCTATCTTATTAGCTTAACAATACTAAAGAAAAAAGAGTTTTAG